A stretch of the Gavia stellata isolate bGavSte3 chromosome 11, bGavSte3.hap2, whole genome shotgun sequence genome encodes the following:
- the KCNE4 gene encoding potassium voltage-gated channel subfamily E member 4 — translation MLKMDHGNMTQAMLDAESRNMEKNNSNEYFYILIVMSFYGIFLIGIMLGYMKSKRKEKSSNLLLLYKDEEREWGEAVKPLPTISGLKSVQIPMMLNMLQESMVPSLSCAICSMEGSSVSSESSSPDVHFTIQEEVLDAELVEVSETLLNESSEGSAENIHKNS, via the coding sequence ATGCTGAAAATGGACCATGGAAACATGACCCAAGCCATGCTTGATGCTGAATCCCGCAACATGGAGAAGAACAACAGCAATGAGTATTTTTACATTCTGATCGTCATGTCTTTCTACGGGATCTTCCTGATAGGGATAATGCTGGGCTATATGAaatccaaaagaaaagagaagtcGTCCAATTTGCTTCTGCTCTACAAAGATGAGGAGAGAGAATGGGGGGAAGCTGTGAAGCCTCTACCAACCATATCGGGGCTGAAATCTGTCCAGATCCCCATGATGCTGAACATGCTGCAGGAGAGCATGGTGCCGTCCCTGTCCTGTGCCATCTGCTCGATGGAAGGCAGCAGTGTGAGCTCCGAATCCTCCTCCCCAGATGTGCACTTCACCATCCAGGAGGAAGTGCTGGATGCTGAACTGGTGGAAGTGTCAGAAACGCTCCTCAATGAGAGCAGCGAGGGATCTGCGGAAAACATCCACAAGAACTCCTAG